TGCAACGATAGTAACTCCTAAATccacaaaaatgagaaaattagcAAGAGAGAAGGAgggaaaagaaaacagaagaaaacaTAGTTGAAGAAAGTGAGACCATTTTTGagcattttcttttcatttctctcAATCCAAACGCTCCATAAAAATACCAAACAAAAAGATGAGTCAAGTGTGAATACAATACCTAGGAAAGGGGCTGTTTTCACAGCTTTTTGGCCGTACTTTCTCCATCTGTACCCATCTTCCAGATGATCAACCTCGCTCTTTGTCATGAAGGCGAATCTCGGTTCTCTCTGCCTCTTTTGACTTGTTGTCTTCTTGGGCTTCAACCTGTACCCCATAAAtgcaaacaaaaaagaaaaaaagaaaagaaaaaagccaTGAACAAGCAAATCAAACATCCTTGTATCCTTTCTGAATTTCTCCTCAAATGGTTTCAACCCAGATAGCAAAAATCCCCATTTCTTTTGATCTTATCAGCAAAGTAAAAAACTTCTACAAAAACTCCGTTTTGATTTTGTTCTTAAGTGGGTTTTCTCACTCATGTCGGAAGAACTCACTCTTTCTTAGTCTTCTTCTCTTCCTCatcctcctcctcttcttcaACTGCTTTGCTGCCTTGCTCATGACTGGACGCCGACGACACCGACGACGAGTTCGGCGTGGCCGGTGGATTCACCACGTCAGAAGACGCCGGCACTGCCGGAGCTGCACCCGTCGGTTTCTCCAAAGACGGCAGCTGCACCAAATCAAACAACGGCGGCCCATAATTTTGAATACTCAGTAACTCCATGAACCCTAGCGTTCCCTTCTCGCCTTCGTCGGAGAAGTCAAACACGGCCGGAATCTCCGGAGCGTGATCTGAAAATGACCACGAACCAACTGGATCCTCCATTTTCATCACCCCGCTCCTCTCCATAGACGAATCAATGGTGCAAATTCATCAAAAAAACACTGTTTCCAGttctggagagagagagaaagagtgagATTTGAATAGTATTTACTAGAGAAAGGGATGGCTTCGAGGCTTGTGTGTTGTATATAAAGGGAGGAAGAGAGAGTGTGAGAGAGAACAGTGAGGCTttgatgatggtggtggtggtggaccGGCGACAGCAGGTTAATGTGGGGTGCAGACCGGTGGAGCCGGTGTCTGGACAACGCGGTCCAACAAAGTGGTCGACGCATTCATACGATGATTTGACCGGTTAACCGGTTAGTGTGTGAACGGGATTCGTCGCACGTGCTATGCGTACGGTTTTGAAGGATCGACCACTTCGCACGTGTGTGTATATGTTGCATGTGAGCCTGTGACAACGTCGACTGAATCCTCCTCAGATATCccttttattcctttctttcttcctttcttttctttttttttttttattttaattttcttctcctttttgaattttcttcccGGTTTGTTCTTCTGCAATAAGGACAAATTCTTAGCCCAATACCCCCTCCCTTGATTCCCTCCCattaaatacatataaaattttaaatattaaacaaaaaaaattaaattattatttttctaacaaaTATCCTAcgcaaaaattttcaatatttaaatgaaaatatctcATTAAACATGATATGAAttctgagttttttttttttaaattcttaagatattttttcATCCTTGCCTACAACACGTAAAGAACatgaattatcaatttttttaaatattaaattaaacttggttgagaaaaaattgGTAAGTTTTTGAAGGTGTGAAAAGGGGTTGGGTTGATTCCATGCAAAAACACCGTTGAAGTCGGTGATAAATGGCTGCTTTTGTTTGAAGCAAATCATTAAAATCgcacaaagaaaaagaagataaagtgataaggaaaaaggaaaataacttGTGATGGCCTTTTTtgtctctctcttttattttctattgtaagcaacctgtttttcttttctcataaaTGTTCTGCACGTGTGACCTCTGCTTTGACACGTGGATCTTCCTGACATAATTTCCGTCTCATTTCATCTCACTCTCCTCTCCCTAcaccaattttaaatttatcaaccaatttgtgcctttttttgctttttttttttttctttttttcaatttaatattacCCATCATTTCATGGCTGCGAAACGATGACATGAAAATGTTTAgaatgatttttgaaagataGTTTGTAgaataatcatttaaaataaatattaatttgaggatttaattataaatatagtaGTTCTCGTGTAGCTATCTAAAATTTCTTGGCTTCAGCCTCACAAAAGTTCAAAACCCTCGCCCACAGCCTAGTCTCACCTTCAGCAGCAACTTTTGTCCTAATACAGCACGTGCGCCTATTAAAACGCTGCGTTTTGGATAAGCCTCCCCAAAACTTAGCTATCTTACGATTCTTACCttactttacttttttttttttttaatttagttctaGAAGAAAACCCCTTTATGGAATGGTCCCCCTTTGGAAAATGAGGTGACCACTGCaattattaatcatatttttattcattaaaatttaaattttgttgaattctttTAGTTGTAATTATGgtttaaatttctatttatttcatAGACAAAATTTTGATATCCTATAGATGTAATAggaaaaagggagaattatgttttaaggATAGATGAGTcctcaaattaacaaaaggtccgtgtgactcttcaaattgagtcaaagactcaatgaaagtatgaaaattgagttgaaggatattatccttcagtgttttcaaaaatgctctttgttgattttgagaaaaaaaataatatttttgaaaaatgcttttatttaatttaatattttttaaaaatatttttgatttaatttaatatttttaaaaatactttatgtaatttaattttttttaaatacttttatttaatttaatattttttaaaataaatttatttaatttaatatttaaaaaattatttaatttaatattttttaaatagttttatttaattaatatttttgaaaaaaatttaatttaataattttgaaaaccacttttatttaatttagtatttttgaaaaaaaaaattattgaaaaaaatttatttaacttaattatttaacttaatttgaaaagttatatagaccttttgttaattttgggACCCATCTACccttaaaacataattctccctagGAAAAATTAAGTGGaaactattaaaataattatggtttccattatttaataaaatatttaaaaataaataaaaacattatattattttaaatgggttattattaaattttaaaaccaacttaaaacataaatttaaaaaatactcttatatttagtaactattttcaaaaacaatttttgagaacttgatatttgtaaaataaaggtctatttaaaaatttagaaaatttttaacatttttaaatatattttaaaaatattttttatatcccATTCAAActtatatagttattttttaaaaacaatccttaaaaaataattaaaatatatatatttaaatattttatttttatttttaattatttaatatgtttttttacttttttattttaaaaaataaaaaactgttcttgaaaatGGATGGCTTAGAGCCCTAATCTCCTCTATTAGAAGAAATTGGAGTAATTCAATAACATCTAAAAATGgtgttaattaaatttatttttaaataataaaaattaattaatttacatgTGGACGTGGGAACGGATTCACTATAGGAGGCACCAAGCCATTTCACGCGGTTTGGGAATATTCTCATGGTTGCTTGTAATACACGTCGTCCAGATCTTCTCTTTCCATGttcccattattattattataataaattttattattttctggAGTTACAAAGTGGAatcatttctaaataaatttaaaaaaaaaattaaaaaaaaaaaaaaaaaaaaaaaaaaggaaattcacttttttaaaaataaataaatgtgaaaaggGGTATGTGGAAGAGGAGGAGTTGCTTACGGGATACGTTTGGGAGCTCAAAACATGGAGAAAGAGCAGCGgcactaaaaaaaatagaaaagcgGTTTTGTTTTGTTGTGCAAAGTCGTCGTCTTCAGTTGTGAGTCAAGTCCCTGACTCACTACCCTAGATTTTGACTATGGTCATTGGTCAAGTGGGAAAAGCATCCtcaaagcaaataaaataaaatatatatatatatatatataaataaaataaaattgttatctCTGAGAAGTGAGAACCCATTTGGCATTTTTCtgctattattttattatgctTTCTGATCCTAAAGATCTTTggataaatttaattatatgtcaaattgttttaaaattaaaaagatttcgGCTTGTTTACGTTATCTTTAAAGAATTGGgttgaaaattactttttctttaattatatatatttacaatcaaatttaaaggaaaataaaaatgttaagatAGGGAAGTGACTATCTTAAAGAAGAATACTAAGTTCTAGAAGTGACACTTGTCAATCTCTAAATTCTCAAATTGTTACATATATATGgtcaaaatttaaatcattcaatGGATATTAAACTTTAATTCACAATCTCTTAATCAATATGATGAAGTTTAAATTGTTGAATACATTTTAAACTTTAATTCTTGATCTATAcgtataataaaatttaaactgtTGAATATATTGAATTGTGAAGTTTGAATAAGTTTTGTTATGTTTCGTTCAGGATATTGAGGTGAAATTACCGGGTTAGCTTATAGGGGGCCAATTACTGGCTCATTGAGTGTTATTGCACTCTGTAAAAATATGAATCACATTGATCACCAAACCGCATTAAATTTGTTAtcgttttctttattttttgctaatatgagttaaatattaatagaatatagatacaaacaaatgaaatcaaggtacaaaaaaatactttttaaaattactattaaatggATTCttaatatgaattattttttgttattaaatttattaaaatcataatcataatttttgAATCAAGAAtttgtttgacagtgattttataaaatagttttagtttaaaaagtattttcgaaaaaatttagatattttaggaactgtagaaaatattttaaaaaattttaaaaatcatttgtaatattaaaaaaagtcttttatggtattttttgaaaaaacattttagtGAGTGTTTCTTCTAAAGGCAGCACTTTCAAAAAAAGTAGTTCGAGTAAAAACACCCCTcaaaatatatatgatgaaCGAATATTCTTCAAGTACCTTCTTTGAAGTGGTATGGTTAGAtttagggatggcaacggggcgggttcgggacgggtcgcccccatcccaaccccgtcccgtttatttaaaataattctcatccccgtcccatttaaaaatttaaacggggcggggcggggcgggcgGGACGAGTATGAtaaattcccatacccgccccgttTAACTTTCCTCTTTGATTTTCTAAATACATACATAAACTCACTCTCCATTCTTTGAAATTGAATCGGGCCTTTAGGCATTTCGGCATTGCGTTTCGAAATGGAGAGAGAATCTTCCGACGATGAGGAGGATCGACAAAACCTAATCGACGAACATGAGCGAAAGCTCCCTCATCAATCCAGCTTCCAGATCGAGGATTTCAAGTCTGGAATTTCTGCTCATCGTTTCTCCTTCAATAAGAGGTACCTCTTCGCCATCTTCCTCCCTCTCTTCATCGTCCTCATTTATTTCACCACAGATGTTCAAAACTTATTTACCACCAATATTTCCATCGTTAAAGCCGATTCTCCCACTGATCGTATGAGGGAATCCGAATTGTGAGCTTTGTATTTGTTGAGGCAACAACAGTTGAGTCTCTTCTCTCTTTGGAACCATACTGCATTTGTTGATTCTGCACCTATTCCTTTTAATTCTTCCAATTCCACTCTTGATTTCTCTACACGacaggatcttttctcctctgtTGATTTTAAATCTGCTATGCTGAAGCAGTTGAGGACCACCCCGAACCTGATTATGAGGGTATGAATGGATATGGGAGATGGGGGATGTGtagaatatatattatatgttataaacggggcggggcggggcgatACCCGAACCCGtcccgggttttaaaaaaatttcccaaaccCGCtccaaacccgtttattaaaattgatccccgtcccattaggggcggggcggggcggggcgggtacccgaaaaaacccgccccattACCATCCCTAGTtagatttataataaaaatccCTATAATCTACAAAAAGGGCTTTcacaataattatattttccttttaaaaattaaatatttttttagaggtttaaattattaagatcTAACCCTCAAATATATATCATTCTTGAAAGTTTTAACACAGTTATTCAAATCATATAAGTTTACTTAGCTTTCgatacattttctatttttatttttaaaaataaaaactaataatattttttttacagaaAGTATAAAAACCCCTAGAAATTtacattcaaaataaaaaaattaattaaaaaatctagttattaaaaaaaaattactgttttaaattttaaaatttttgaaaataattcttaattacATAAAGCAAGTTTGtacttttgtataaaaaaaattattttttatatagaaatttctat
Above is a genomic segment from Vitis riparia cultivar Riparia Gloire de Montpellier isolate 1030 chromosome 7, EGFV_Vit.rip_1.0, whole genome shotgun sequence containing:
- the LOC117917992 gene encoding WRKY transcription factor 23-like, which encodes MERSGVMKMEDPVGSWSFSDHAPEIPAVFDFSDEGEKGTLGFMELLSIQNYGPPLFDLVQLPSLEKPTGAAPAVPASSDVVNPPATPNSSSVSSASSHEQGSKAVEEEEEDEEEKKTKKELKPKKTTSQKRQREPRFAFMTKSEVDHLEDGYRWRKYGQKAVKTAPFLGVTIVAPVHHVM